In Paenibacillus sp. G2S3, a single window of DNA contains:
- a CDS encoding sigma-70 family RNA polymerase sigma factor, translating into MLQYIEEAGRGDRQAFEQIVRHFTPMANAVAYEKLHDYQLAEDAVQEAFTEAFLHLNKLREVEAFPGWFKAIVARQCYRILRRKQHPAVPYDEAVKSRESSFNVTDIIEKKEARRLLHESIAALTSNMRIAVQLYYFQGYCLQEIADFLGTSVPVLKKRLFDARRKLKGALPVADVLSVFNHLYEGGKGVLHIVNGDVVGDKLRQGIVQGDVLVWREVYSHGPVFLEPAEQNNRLVRAHYLEQTMGIPQKEFIQISKEQEKILADFHKYDEVVLWFEHDLFDQTMLSYLLHWFSKQKKGSTKLSLLCIGEYPGIELFRGLGQLSVEQMETLSGTWKLIGDKELKVGQELWEAYVSPNPESLQQCLASDTSALPFAHDAFVAHLSRFPSTKNGLGIVEQITLEMIHKGIKSPYELFKNVGDKLHILGMGDLQYWPILKRMAQGPYPLLQTRGLKEFPSYNEPGMQFQDCEVELTAFGKNVMSGTEDWIGKKEIDEWYGGVHLQGVTPRWRWNSSSQTIQ; encoded by the coding sequence ATGCTTCAGTATATTGAAGAGGCAGGGCGAGGAGATCGTCAAGCTTTTGAACAAATCGTTAGACATTTTACACCAATGGCGAATGCAGTTGCGTATGAAAAGCTCCACGATTACCAATTAGCGGAGGATGCTGTGCAGGAAGCCTTCACAGAAGCCTTCCTGCATTTGAATAAATTAAGAGAAGTAGAGGCATTTCCAGGCTGGTTTAAAGCGATTGTGGCAAGGCAATGTTACCGTATTTTGCGAAGAAAGCAGCATCCTGCAGTACCTTACGATGAAGCAGTGAAATCGAGAGAATCTTCATTTAATGTGACAGACATTATTGAGAAAAAAGAAGCGCGGCGACTGCTTCACGAGTCTATAGCTGCATTGACATCCAATATGCGGATCGCCGTTCAATTATATTATTTTCAGGGATATTGCCTTCAAGAGATTGCTGACTTTCTGGGGACTTCAGTCCCGGTATTGAAGAAACGACTCTTTGATGCTCGCCGCAAGCTTAAGGGTGCGCTACCTGTAGCGGATGTCCTCTCCGTGTTCAATCATTTGTACGAAGGAGGAAAAGGTGTGCTTCATATTGTAAACGGAGATGTAGTGGGAGATAAGCTCCGTCAGGGAATTGTGCAAGGGGATGTATTAGTATGGAGAGAGGTCTACTCTCATGGGCCGGTCTTTTTAGAGCCTGCGGAACAGAATAACCGCCTAGTAAGAGCGCATTATTTAGAACAAACGATGGGGATTCCGCAGAAGGAATTTATACAGATCAGTAAGGAACAGGAAAAGATCTTAGCTGATTTTCATAAATATGATGAAGTAGTATTATGGTTCGAGCATGATCTATTCGATCAGACGATGCTGAGCTATTTGCTTCATTGGTTCTCGAAGCAGAAGAAGGGATCCACGAAGCTGAGTTTATTGTGCATTGGAGAATATCCCGGCATTGAGCTGTTTCGAGGACTTGGACAACTATCTGTAGAGCAAATGGAGACTTTATCAGGAACGTGGAAGTTAATCGGCGACAAGGAGCTAAAGGTAGGCCAAGAACTCTGGGAAGCCTATGTATCACCGAATCCAGAATCGCTTCAACAATGTCTAGCTAGCGATACATCCGCATTACCATTTGCACATGACGCCTTCGTGGCACACTTATCGCGTTTTCCCTCTACTAAAAATGGGCTTGGTATCGTAGAACAGATCACGCTGGAGATGATCCACAAGGGAATAAAATCACCCTATGAGCTATTCAAAAATGTGGGAGATAAGCTTCACATCTTAGGCATGGGCGATCTACAATATTGGCCTATTCTAAAAAGGATGGCTCAAGGCCCATACCCGTTGCTACAAACGCGTGGCTTGAAAGAATTCCCCAGTTATAACGAGCCAGGGATGCAATTTCAAGATTGTGAGGTTGAATTAACAGCATTCGGAAAGAACGTAATGTCTGGAACAGAGGATTGGATTGGGAAGAAAGAAATCGATGAGTGGTATGGTGGGGTGCATCTGCAAGGCGTAACTCCGCGCTGGCGCTGGAATTCGTCTTCGCAAACGATTCAATAA
- a CDS encoding helix-turn-helix transcriptional regulator, with product MTYLKINADVPVHFTAAGEFISETPWKHVERAMGNYELIIGVNETVYLSEENKSFDVGPDEALLLMPNRTHVGYRESRPGVKFYWFHFELKSEGVLLSEEEMKPEADEIFSRTQRLWSVHDLYLPQFIKIEHSDRIHILANQILHVANSGYLTYSSVNYLLTSLLIELSEHALQPFASKLIRAQQDVTFVKIAEWTRIHASEPLTVAIIAEKFNYNKDYLARLFKQHTSMGPLEYIHSVRVTKAKVLLTRTALSVREIATETGFTDDKYFMRLFRKYENMTPTQYRNAYHKTFMNND from the coding sequence ATGACCTATTTGAAAATAAATGCAGATGTACCTGTTCATTTTACGGCGGCAGGTGAATTCATTTCAGAAACACCATGGAAACATGTAGAACGCGCAATGGGCAATTATGAGCTAATCATAGGCGTGAATGAAACGGTCTATTTAAGTGAGGAGAACAAAAGCTTCGACGTAGGCCCTGATGAAGCTCTTTTACTTATGCCTAATCGCACGCATGTCGGCTATAGAGAATCACGACCCGGGGTTAAGTTTTATTGGTTTCATTTCGAGCTGAAAAGCGAGGGGGTATTGCTGAGTGAGGAGGAAATGAAACCTGAGGCGGATGAAATCTTTTCGCGCACACAGCGTTTATGGTCCGTACATGATCTATATCTGCCACAGTTCATAAAGATCGAACACAGTGACCGGATTCATATCCTGGCGAATCAAATCCTCCATGTGGCTAACTCAGGGTATTTGACCTATTCCAGTGTTAATTATTTGTTGACCTCACTCTTAATTGAGCTGTCTGAGCATGCGCTTCAACCGTTCGCCAGTAAGCTAATCCGTGCGCAGCAAGATGTCACCTTTGTCAAAATAGCCGAGTGGACAAGAATACATGCAAGCGAACCTCTTACGGTGGCAATCATCGCAGAGAAATTTAATTACAATAAGGATTATTTAGCTCGGCTATTTAAACAACATACCTCCATGGGGCCTTTGGAGTATATTCATTCTGTACGTGTGACTAAAGCGAAGGTGCTGCTAACTAGAACCGCCCTCAGCGTGAGGGAAATCGCGACAGAGACGGGGTTCACCGACGATAAATATTTCATGCGCCTCTTCCGAAAATACGAAAACATGACACCGACCCAATATCGCAACGCCTATCATAAGACGTTTATGAATAATGATTGA
- a CDS encoding glycoside hydrolase family 127 protein translates to MKTQAFDLQNVRIDSGPLLHAMELNTDYLLKLEADRLLSRFREYAGLEPKAAHYEGWESQGISGHTLGHYISGCALMYASTGNEELLKRVNYVVDELEQCQDAHGNGFISGIPRGKELFEEVKVGDIRSQGFDLNGGWVPLYTMHKLFAGLRDAYRLAGNQKGLVIETKLGLWLEDIFAGLSKDQIQEVLRCEFGGMNEVLTDLAEDSGDNRFLTLAESFYHGEVLNDLAEEKDTLAGRHANTQIPKIIGAARQYEVTGQEHYAGISRFFWDRVVNHHSYVIGGNSYNEHFGEPDKLNDRLGEGSCETCNTYNMLKLTKHMFQWDGYAAYADYYERAMYNHILASQEPVDGRVCYFVSLEMGGHKSFNSQFEIFTCCVGSGMESHSMYGSAIYFHSEDELYVNQYVPSTLTWKEQGIRVKQETKFPEEGQGTLRISAEKPTKFTLKLRYPYWGEQGMSVKVNGEDIPVNVGKSSYLALDRVWQDGDVVEYDIPMSVRIESMPDNPNRIAFLYGPLVLAGDFGPINAELDSDRALASVLIGDRETLTDSLIQSNVSKNVFRMKGLGYAGDHELRPFYPMHDHRYSVYWDLFTSEEWKLVEAEYREAVENNLLLEQLTVDSVQPAEMQPERDHNFEGEYVGLGKIYNRKYRDSWINGWFSFTMEVLPEEQVDLIVTYLKSNDTSVAFDITADGEQLGLGVLESEEMNKLETIRYELPQTITSSKSAITIKFASHDGHKVGQVAGLRIVKRNS, encoded by the coding sequence TTGAAGACGCAAGCTTTTGATTTGCAGAACGTACGAATCGATTCAGGCCCACTTCTCCATGCGATGGAGCTAAATACGGATTATTTACTCAAGCTGGAGGCTGATCGGCTACTGTCGCGTTTTCGGGAATATGCTGGCTTAGAGCCTAAGGCTGCTCACTATGAAGGCTGGGAATCTCAGGGCATTAGCGGCCATACGCTAGGCCATTATATATCTGGTTGCGCGTTAATGTATGCCTCTACAGGGAATGAAGAGCTGCTCAAACGCGTTAATTATGTAGTGGACGAATTAGAGCAATGTCAGGATGCGCATGGCAATGGCTTCATTTCCGGTATCCCTCGTGGTAAAGAGCTGTTTGAGGAAGTGAAGGTAGGCGATATTCGCTCACAGGGCTTTGACCTCAACGGTGGCTGGGTGCCGCTGTACACGATGCATAAGCTATTTGCGGGTCTCCGCGATGCTTATCGATTGGCCGGTAATCAGAAGGGGCTCGTTATTGAAACGAAGCTGGGGCTATGGCTTGAGGATATTTTTGCAGGGCTGAGTAAAGATCAGATCCAAGAGGTGCTGCGTTGTGAGTTTGGCGGCATGAATGAAGTCCTCACAGATTTGGCAGAGGATTCTGGCGATAATCGTTTCCTCACATTAGCGGAAAGCTTTTATCATGGGGAAGTCCTTAATGATCTGGCCGAAGAAAAAGACACATTAGCAGGAAGACACGCCAATACTCAGATTCCGAAGATTATTGGAGCGGCAAGGCAGTATGAGGTAACGGGACAAGAACATTATGCAGGCATCTCTCGCTTCTTCTGGGATCGGGTCGTGAATCATCATTCTTACGTGATCGGCGGCAACAGCTATAATGAGCATTTTGGCGAACCGGATAAGCTGAACGATCGATTGGGAGAGGGTTCATGTGAGACGTGTAACACCTACAACATGCTGAAGCTGACTAAGCATATGTTCCAGTGGGATGGTTATGCCGCATATGCAGATTACTACGAACGTGCGATGTATAACCACATCCTTGCTTCACAGGAGCCGGTAGATGGACGTGTGTGTTACTTCGTATCTCTCGAAATGGGTGGGCATAAGTCGTTCAACTCTCAGTTTGAGATCTTTACGTGCTGCGTAGGATCAGGTATGGAAAGCCATTCTATGTACGGATCGGCGATATACTTCCATAGTGAAGATGAGCTTTATGTAAATCAATATGTACCTTCAACGTTGACTTGGAAAGAGCAGGGCATCCGTGTAAAGCAGGAGACCAAATTCCCAGAAGAGGGACAAGGTACCCTGCGTATCAGCGCGGAGAAACCAACTAAATTCACATTGAAGCTAAGATACCCTTACTGGGGTGAGCAAGGCATGAGCGTTAAAGTAAATGGTGAAGACATTCCAGTGAATGTGGGCAAATCCAGCTACCTGGCTTTGGATAGAGTATGGCAGGATGGAGACGTTGTCGAATATGATATTCCGATGTCGGTAAGAATCGAGTCCATGCCGGATAATCCAAACCGAATTGCATTCCTCTATGGACCGCTTGTGCTTGCAGGTGATTTTGGACCTATAAATGCAGAGCTAGATAGTGATCGTGCCCTTGCCTCCGTATTAATCGGAGATCGCGAAACGCTTACGGATAGCCTCATTCAGTCTAACGTGAGTAAAAATGTGTTCCGGATGAAGGGTTTAGGATATGCAGGAGATCATGAACTTCGTCCATTCTACCCTATGCATGATCATCGTTATTCCGTATATTGGGATTTGTTCACGTCAGAGGAGTGGAAGCTGGTAGAGGCTGAGTATCGCGAGGCTGTCGAGAACAATCTACTGCTTGAACAGCTAACCGTAGATTCGGTGCAGCCTGCTGAAATGCAGCCTGAACGCGACCATAATTTCGAAGGAGAGTATGTAGGCTTAGGCAAAATCTACAACCGCAAGTATCGCGACAGCTGGATCAATGGCTGGTTCTCCTTCACGATGGAAGTCTTGCCAGAGGAGCAAGTGGATTTGATAGTAACGTATTTGAAGTCCAACGATACTTCGGTGGCCTTCGATATTACGGCAGATGGTGAACAACTTGGACTAGGCGTCCTTGAGTCTGAAGAGATGAACAAGCTGGAGACCATTCGTTACGAGCTTCCGCAGACGATCACAAGCAGCAAATCAGCGATTACGATCAAGTTTGCTTCACATGATGGACATAAGGTTGGCCAAGTGGCAGGACTACGTATCGTCAAACGTAATTCTTGA